The Cuculus canorus isolate bCucCan1 chromosome 14, bCucCan1.pri, whole genome shotgun sequence genomic sequence CTACAGCACCTCTGTTCACCTTCAGGACATCCCTCCCACACTGAGGCTGTTAccagccaccagctccctctCCCAACTCGCCCCATGCCCGTGCAAACTGAGTGGCACAGCTCTGGATTTTTGCAGGCATCTCTGGAGGGTCTGAGCTACAAATGAAGCCCTGCTGCCTTTTGCAGGCAGGAAGATGGGAGCTTGGAGACATCCAGCTCACCTAGGCGGATTGAAAGGAAGCAAGCTGGCAAAGCCAGCTCTGCACCAGCTAGCCTGGTTttgctcagctgcagcagaaacacTCACTGCTGGCAAGGGGGACTGTAGGCAAGTCACTCTGGGAGTTAAAGAGGCgaggaggagaggcagcacCTGGCCAGGCTGCTGTGGAGCACCCGGCCTCACCAGCTGGCTCTGGGAATGGTGCCCCGAGGTGTGAGCATGGGGACAGTGGAGAGCAAAACCAGTGTGGAGGAGTTATACCAGCAACAGGGCTCAGCCCAAGGAGGGGGTGAGTCCTCTGGGAGGCTGCTGGCCTGCCAGCTGCCggaaaggagaagcagggaACCGGACTGTGCTTTTCCCACCTCTACACACATGCACtcactcacacacacatacacacactctccctccaccccaggCACCCTGCAGCAATGAACACTGCCGCCGGAGGATCACACAACAGGCAAGTGCAGGAACGGCTGcgtgctcagctctgctccctaCCCTGCAATGGGGACCATGGGGCCAGCAGGCCAGCTCTGCTCCGTGCGGGGAGAATACAAGATATGGGAAATCAGACACCAACAGAGCCCCAGGGAGATGCTCAGCATCTGCCAGGAAAGCAAGGACTGGAGCAGCAGTGCCTGAATCTGCCAGAAGCATGCTCAAACCCAGGGGAGAGAAGCAGCTGGTGTCCTCCAAGGAGCCAGAGCCACTGATGAAGTACCTGGACAGGAGCATGAAGGATTTCCTTGGGGCTGCTGGCAGTAggctagggggaaaaaaatccctgcttgTTTCCATTCCTGCACACACATAGAACCAGTGGCCCTGTGGCAGGACAAGGCTTGATCTTGCCATGCTCCAGGGGCACCCAGCTCCCAGCTGGTCTGCCTGCAGTCACCAGGGTGCGGGACTGAGCGTGGGCCAGGCTGGGCACGCGAAGGGAATTGCACggagcacagccctgctgcagtggcatccccttccctctgctgcaGATAAACCTTAGTTATATGGCACAGAGCTACAACAGCATGTGTGGCATGTCCCCAGGACACGCTGGGGCTCTCCCCTGGGCGCAGAGCCCTCCCACATGGCATCCGACCCCCATCCTCATGGCTGCATTAGGCAGCCCATGCCTGCGGGTGCTGAGCTCACCCCCATGTGCTGGGAAACCAGCAGCTCCCCCCCGGAGCCAGCAAAGAACTGGCATCTCCTGGCCCCCACCACCCTCCGAcgcctctcccctccccacagccacaCAGCCCCTGCTCTCAGTGGGCTGGCTTTGAGTGAAGCACCATTGCTGCCATTAAACAAACCCTATAATTAGAATCCAGGTTTCctaaatgaagtgaaaaatgtaACGTTAGCCTCTGTTTGTTCGCTGGATGCTGCTCTCTTGTTCCATGACCCAGAGGGGTCTTGCCCTGTGGTTTCTGAGAAGCCTTAATAAGGTAATGTTTAGGAGGTTACTATCTTTACAACTCTTGTCTTATTACAACTccataagaaaaacatttgggGCAAAGCAGGATTCCTCAGCGcgggtttgtttttgttactCCTTCACTAAGATGCTGCCCAGCGATCCCTCCTCGTGGCAGATTCAGTTTCAGTATCTTCACAAAAGTGATTTCCCCCCCTAGCCGACCTCCAGCCCCCTCGGCTGGGTGTGAAGGTCTGGGTGGTCCTGGGTGGCCAGGACAGCCCCACTTCCACCCCGGGAAGGCCCCGGGACCACGAGCTGCCAGCTGCCCACAGGGCGATGCAGAAGGGCAGCAACAGAGAGGGAgaccccaggcagcctctgcgGGGCTGCTCCCACCTTCCCAAGAGACCCAGGAGCGATAAAAGAAACCCCTCTCCCCTGACCCCTGCTAACATCCAATCACACCGAATTTATGGGCTGTTCGTCTACTGCCCAACATCAGAGGAGGCTGTGAGAGGGCAGGCTGGTGTTTCTCAGCCACTGTATCATAATGGAGCGGGCAGCCCCTGCCTCCTTCACCCTGTGCATGCACCATCTCCCTTCCAGAGGCAGGACAACTTGATTAATGGCCaagctgggctggagcagctctgaagGTGACCTTCAGGACCGGCCTGTGCTGCTTTGTTGATTCCTCCCCTCCAGGAACTGCTAAAACAGCACAACATATGAGCAGGGGATGGGGACCGAGGAAGGAGACTTTTCTTGCTCTCTGGTGATGACCCTTCAGGAGCTCAGGGTTCTTCACATGTACCACAGTGGCCCTATGCCCAGGGCCATGAGGAGGAGGCTTGAGCACGACACTCCAGGGCAGGCGCCAGGGCAGTTGTCGAGCTTTCcatttccctctgccctctgCCTTGCCCTGGGAAACTGGGAACTTGGATAACTGCCCACAAGCAAAAGCTACCAAAGCCCTAAAGTAAGAGGCTTTCTCTTCGCAGACCTGTAGGGCATTGCTGCCCTGGAAGCACATCCCTGGGAGCTCCCTCTGGCCCTGTGGCCTTATGAGGAAGGCAGAAGGGTTGGCTCCAGGCTGCTCCCTGTGCCCTAGATGGGGTTGGTAGGACAGTCCTTCCTGCACCCAGGAGTCAGGAGGGTGTCCAATTAGGACCTTGTCTCACCTTTGAAGTCCAGCACAAAATGCAGCCACCACTCCAAGGTGCTCAGGGGCTTGCATCCAGCCACTAGGACTGCTGGCTTAGGCTGTGTGGTGGAAGCAAAACTGAGTTATTTGAAAACCCAGCATTGCCTGTCCATCCTCTGCGCCGGTGGGCAGTGTGGCACAGCCAGTATGGTCTGAGGCCAGAAGCCCAAAGGGCTGGGAAAGGTGGGAGGGCAAGCATGGGAGAACATGAAGGGAGCAAGGTGCCCATCAAGCCTGGCAGACTGAGGGGACCCATGACCTGATGGTGTCTCGGGGgtccctgcagcctccctgcctGGAGATGATTGTGCTTCTGCCCTGCTCCATCCTGTGGGGAGATGGGACTGCCCAGCACAAAGAACCTAGAGGGGGCCGGCTGGGACAAGGGTCTGTCCCTGCCATGCCCTCACACCGTCCCCTCTCATCCCCTCCACAGCCACCCCAGGGTCAGCCAGAcatggggcagcaggagcagggagccTGCAGCGCTCCAGGCGCTGCGCCAGGCAGGGGCGGAAGGAAGCGGGTGTTTCCAGCATGGGGAGCGGGATTTTTCCATCAGGTGTTCTGTCTCCatgagcagaaagcaaaagaaaacaaaaggcaggagaggagcaggacagGAGGAACCTGAGTGTCTGGATCATGTAACCAGTGACGTGCTGTAAACGCTGGGCGGCTGATGGATGCGCCGGCGGGGCTGCAGCAGGATGTGCTGGACGTGcagcctccctcctgcctcgCTGTCTCAGAactgccagcagctgctttctTGACGCCTCCAGCTCCCCATGAGCCTCCCGTCTGGGGGTGGGCAGGCCAGGGCGCTGCCGGCCCCGCGGTCCCCAGCCCCAAAGAACAgccctgcacagctctgcctccCAACACCAAAGCCTGGCTGTTGTCTCACGCATGTGATCCAAAGGGCGTGATTTGCAGACAGCCTGGAGCATcacccagctccctgccctAGGAGGCTGTGGGGCGGCTAAGATAGCTGGATTAGTGCTATGTAAGTAATCATGTCCTTTGACGCAGAATCCAGGCACAAGGAGACCCTAGGATGATGACAGCTCATCCAGCCCCTCATGTGGCCACCACGATcacccctcctgcccctgggTGGTGGCTCAGCACGTCAGGGTGGCTCTGCGGCTGCAGCATCTGCATCAGTGATGCCCCTTCCTTCCCATGGGAAAACCCTTCCCACCAGGGTGAGGACTCTGGGGACAGCACTGGCGTcatgggggtgcaggaggggacAGGTCCATGTTCCAGGACAACTCCCAGGGGAGGGCACCCACCCTCCTCTATGCCAGCAACAAATTCCTGACCACCCTGGccagcagggctgtggctgtgttTATGTAGCGCCAGGAGCCGGCAGAATTAAgcactttttgtttttcccttttttgagAACGTGGAGTATTAATTCCCACCAAACAATGTTCTTTTTCCAGCAAGCTTAAAATAAGCCTTTTTGGCTCGGATGTCTCTAGAGCTGCTCGCGCGCTGAGCGGGCCTTTGTGCAAATATGGATGTGAGCCCGCGCGGCCAGCTCGGCGCTACCTGCCAGAGGGTGGAGGGGAATGCGAGGGGCTCCGTCTTGGTCCCCCACGCCAGTGGCTCCAGCCCTCCTCCCAGCCAGGGCATGGGGCTGGCTCTGGCGAGGCTGGCTTGCCAGGATATGCTTATGTTTGATGAGTGGAAAATGTTGCTCGTACAGATATAAGAGATGCCGTGACCGTGTTGGAGCCTCCCGCCAGCCCCGGCTGGTGGGTGAGTGTGCTGTGGCCTCATAAACCCCCGGGAGGATTCCAGCTCAGGAGCAGTCTGCTGCCCTGAGAAGTGGCCATGCCCTGCAGTATGgcaccagcagtgctgctgcccagTGCCTGCTGCAGGTGAAGGGCACCGCAGACCCCAcgccagcagctcctgccccagtAGATACATtcctgcttggaaaaaaaaggcaaaaagctaCTTTCTGCCAGAATGGGAACTGTGGTTgctttccccccattcccctaCCTGTGGCCCCTGTCTCTGTGTGCCCTGTCACATGTTTCCTGGCCAGCGCATCCCTCCCATCTAGCATggcacggcacggcacggcgcggcacagcacagctgcccTGCATCCTTCTACCCCAGGAGCTTGTGTCCAGCTAAGAGCATGGCAGTAGGTTCAGTGACAGTTACGCTGTGAAACAGGCGCCTGGGTTTACTCATGGCAGGTAGAACCTACCTTTGTAGCCCCTCCTGCCCTGTTTGGGGGCCTGTTCCCACTCCCTGGGCTCTGCTTTCCACCCAAGTTTCCAGTGGCAATGGGGCAATgtggtgggaaggagcagggatgagcacgtacaacaaaaccaaaaagcaccccccctttcccctctgggTAACCCACTCTcaggggaggagggcaggagtTTCCAGCCATCCCCAGCTATCCTCTCCCTCGCACCTCACTCTCGAAGGGACGGCACTGTGACCAGCACAGGCACACAGAGCCCCCCAGGCACTTTGCCCCAGCCAGGAGGCAGGGGCTGGCCACAACCCAGCTGCCAGCATGCCATGGCCCCTTCCCTTGCACAAAGGCAGTGGGGAAAAGCCTCCCAAGCCCgcccctgcctcctccagcttATCAAATTTGGCCATGTCTGAAAAGCCCTGGTTTCCTTTTCACCAAAAAAGATCAAAACTGGGTAACTGGCTGCCGGCGTGGATGCCTCTGAGTCTCTCTCATGTGTAAACAGCATTGTCGAGTGCTGACACAACGCAGGCGGCTGCGGCACACGCAGGCAGACGGCACTCTTCGAGCACCCCAGACCTGGGGCTGCTGACTGGCCCTTCCTGGGGGATCACAGACCAGGGAGGGGAAATCattggggtgcaggcagggactGGCTCAGCACCGCAGAAAAGGCTGGTGGTGGAGGGCGAGGAGATGCTGTGCTGCCTGGTGCAGCAAAGGCGGGCAGCTGCAGCGCTCCTGCTATGGCCGCATCCTCTCTACCAGGTCCCTGAGGCAACAAAAGGCACATGTGGTGCTTAGTGCAGAGCACCAGATGTCACCTGAGGGGACAGCAAGTACCCTGAAATGCTCCGCTGGGGCTGACCTGGGGGATCTTAACATGGGCTGGGGCTCCGCTGCAGtgggagcagccaggctgcGTTCCTGCTGCATCCCAGGATGGTGAcgctgggaagggaagagaggcaGTGTGAGTTGGGGGTAACAGTGAGTTTTACCCTATTTATGTGGTTTTCTAGAGGCCCAGTTCATGGACTCGGCCAAGGGAAGGGAAATTTCCCACCACCCTACAAAGCACAAGGGCCTTTGGAACCCTGGAGATGTGAACAGAGttgggaggcagagggaagcTCAACATCTAGTGCTTCCACAAACgctggtggtgctggggagggagcaggggcaCCTCCACCCTGCTGTCCGTGAGCTGAGGGCAGCACCAAGCACCCCTGCCTCCCTTCGCTGtctggggatggaggggtggagggaggcagggtggagaggagggagggatggaagagaggggagatgcagggagggatggagaggagaagggatgcagggaggggaggagagatgcgaggaggggaggagagctgaaggggaagaaggaaggagggataCAACGAGGAAGGACGGAGGTTGGGTGGAGGACAGCACCATCGTGTGGCACAGCggctgcctggctgcagggacagggacaacCCAGGACAAGGGGACTGCTGCTGCCCTCGGCCCTCGTCCGGGGCAGCGAGAGAGGCTGCCTAAGACGGGGCTTGAAAACCGGCAcctcctgtgcctcagtttcccccacCGCGCCCCGGTGCCCGGTCCCGGGCGGTGTGGGATGGGCAGGGGCAGCACCCACCTCTAACACCTACCAccctgcagctctggggctcAGCCCCAAGGCCAGCTGCGAGCAGAGTTGGTGTGTACCCAGGGGGTGAGGGGCAGGATTGGGGACAGACAGACCAGGGGTGCAGGAAGGGGTAGGTGCCACTGTCTCCCTGCTGGGCAGAAGGGTCTGGTGGTGGCACACAGATGACGGTGGGTCCCAGCTGTGCCCACCGGGACAGCAGGACAGCTGGAGGCTACTGGCACACCTTGCTGCCCGTCAGGACACAGCCCACAGGAGCCCCTGCTCCACCAGCCGGGTCCCTCCTGGCCCTGGCAGCGCAGTGACCGTGCTGtagcacccccagccccagggcaggtTATTGCCCATGAGCCCCTCCAGGCTGCATGGTCTGCAGGGGACCCGCCACCACCCGCACCGCTGCCGTGGAGCCAGCGGCCAGGGAGGCAGTGGGTGGCCAAGTCCCAGACCATGCTGGCCCCCAGCCCTGCCGGCGGCGAGGCTCCCTGGCACCTCGGGGACCGGACACACCTCCGGCAGAGCGGAGCCAGGGGCTGGGGCTTTCCCTTTTTAGCTCCCCAGCTCTGTTGGTGCCAGGCACACTGCAGGACATCGGCCGGCAGCCCCTCAGCGGCGATGGAGCAGGCTCCAAACGTGGTAGGTGACTGCACAGTGGCCCAGGGCGCgctccttgttttccttctttagtATGATTATTTGCACGCTTGTTTACGGGTGGCTACctgggtttgtttgctttggcgATGCACACTGTGGTCTGCCAGGCCCATTGCTCCCATGCCTGGCACAGTGAGGATGCAACAGCCTCGGAGAGCAAAGCTGTGACGGTTTAACTGGACAGGCTGGCACTGGAGGGGGGAAACAACCCCtggtccctgcccagggcactgCACACCCCGGTCAGGGTGCAGGACAGCGGGCAGGGTGCGTGGCTGCCTGCGGGCAGCTGCACGGACACGAATAGGAGGGAGCAGGACTACAGAAAGCAACTTTGTTCACTGCTGGGCAGCCTGCCGGCTGTCAGCACACGGGAGCTCGGCCCTGCAAggctggagggagaaggaaaggaaaaagcatctttcttttctctctcaccaTCCTCAGAGCACAGAGGGAGGGTGAGAAGGGTTTGGATAAAGATCCCATTCTTGACTGTCTCATCTCTAAAGCTCCTTTTAAACCAAAGGCTGCCTGGGTATGGCTTGAGCTGAGGATGTACCCATCCCTTTAGCATGCAGCCACCGTGGGATGGACAGGGAAAGGACCGGGCTCAGCCTGGGCAGGGGCACTTTGGGCAACACATATTGCCAGCTCCAACTTGGCTGATAGGCTTTGTAGTCACACACATCAGCTGGGGCTCGGCTGGGGGCTCACTGTGATCCTGTGCCCACCACTCCTGCAAACTGCCCTTGAGTGCTTCCATGGGTCTTGCCTGCAGGCCACCCCCACCCTTTGGGGGTTGCATATGCCACTACAAAGCCAATGTGGTTCTGCCATCGCTCAGTGACCCACGGGAGGTGGGAGAGCTCCCCTTCCGTGCCAACCATGCAGCCCAATGCAGTGACACAccatcctccttcctcctcagcttctcctctgcATCTTCACCTTTGCCATGGTCCTGGTCCCTGAAGCAAAGGACCAAAGCAAGGCAGcaaaaggcaggagaagaggCCCAGTGCGCTCCCCTTCAGCCACCCCTGCCCTGACCTGGGCCCCAGATGACTCCTACACCTCCATGGCAGACTATGAACGCAGCATCCAGGATATGGTGCACCAGCTGAGGAACAGCTCCGAGCCAGGAGACACCAAGTGCCAGGTCAACCTGAGGCTCTGGAGGTCCAACCGGAGGAGCCTGTCCCCCTGGGCCTACAGGTGAGGTTGGGGCAGGGACCTAGGGGTCATGCATGGTAGCTCTGTGCCAGTGAGCACTGTGGCAGCTCCAGCATCACGGTGGTGGCTGCTGGGGGGTGTGATGGGACACAGCACCCTTTTTTACCTGGCTGTGTTGGTATCCTGCCCTTCCCTAGCCACCCACCGACTCCCATCTTACCACCTCTCCAGCCTCATcttgctttccctctcctccagcatAAACCACGATGCAACACGGATCCCAGCAGACATCCCAGAAGCCCGATGTCTCTGCACTGGCTGCATCAACCCATTCACAATGCAGGAGGACCGCACCATGGCCAGCATTCCCATCTACAGCCGGCTGCCCGTCCGCCGGCTGCTTTGCCAGGAAGCAGGAGAGGCTGGGCACAAGCCTTCCAGGAAGAAGTGTCACAAGAAGTACCAGATGGTCATGGAGACCATTGCTGTGGGCTGCACATGCATCTTCTGAGGCTGCAGAGCTAACTGCTGCAACCGGGCATCTAACCAGCTTGCTCTTGCTTCCTGAGCTTCCCAGCCCTCTGGGAGAGCCACCCAGCCAAGCATTAGGGTGAGAAGAGCCCCCGTGCAAGGAGACTACAGCTCCAACAGCTCCCCTGAATCCTCCTGCAGACTCCATCAGCCTCAGCCCAAGCAGCCACTTTGGGGACACTCATCTATGCAGCAAGCCTTGCAGTGAGACACCACCCTGAGCCCCCTCACCTCCAGGAAGTAGCTCAGCAGGGTGGgctgggggagagagggaggcagCTGCCCCTAGATCCCTCTGGCTAGGCAGGATCAGGCCACCTCCTTTCCCAAAGCCTCTGTTTGCCTTTGTTTGCTCCATCCGCGCACTGGGTCCTCCCTAGCGCTCCCTTGCCCCCTCGCACGCTCCTCTGCACTAGGCCCGGCAGCCCGGGGAGCGGAGGAAGCAGAACGCAGTTTGGGCAGCTTCTGAGGTCCTCAATAAAGCACATCGCTGGCCCCCGTCTGAGCCACCCCTTGCCTCGTCCCGTCGTGATGCTCCTCTGCCCTGCCCACCCAGGGGTGGGTGCTGCCCAACCTTCTCACAGAGAAGTTCCTCCACTTCCCAAAACACAGCCAAGCCTCAGTCAGGGAAGCCTGGATGCCCCTGGAAACAGGGAGCACCCGGCAGCAGGCACCTCTCACTGCAAGCCAGGACCTGCGGCAGCCCATCATACACGTCCATCCCCAGAGTGCTGAGCGAGCAAGCGGGTCGAGGCTCCATGCGCACGTGGCATGGGAGAGACCACAGGACCTTCTGCCCAGCCAGGGCCAGCCCTGCCACCAAGCTTCACAGAATctcaaggttggaaaagatgtctaggatcatcaagtccaaccataaagccaggaaagcaggagaggcTGTGGTGGGAGACAGGCAACTCACTGAGGGGAACCCATCTGCTGCCAATGCCAGCCAGCCTTGCCCTTGAAAGCCCCCCGAGGTCCCTCCGAAAACCAGATACACAGCGACCCTTTGTCACAGAAAATGGCACAGGCTCCTTCCCAGTAAagcctggggaggaggaggaacagaaatTGAGGCATGCAGGTACAGACACACAGCAACACTGGGCAGGGATTGTATTCCTGATAGCGACGCACATTTAAGTCATCCAGGACACAGCCCATCTCCTTTCCCCCAGCCCTGAACCCCCTGGTGTGCCCAAGGCAATAAATACACCCCAGGCCACTACACGCAGAAGCTCCTGGCCCACCACCTCCTCACAGGCATCACAGCTCTGTCTTCACCTTGTGCATCAAGTCCTTCTGGTCAATTTTGTCCAGGTCCTGATGCCAGCGGTTGTAAGCCAGCAGGGCCACGTTCTTGGCCGCCACTGCTATCATCTCCATGGAGCTGGCCACCCACTCCACACCGCTGAGGTAGAAGAGGTTTTCGTGCAGAACGATGGGTGGGAGGGACTTGGCAGCATCATAGCGAGGATATGACTGCCACTCTGTCACCTGCACCGAGTAGTAGGACCTGAAGAGggtcttcagctgctgcttgtcCAGTGGCTGCTGGGAGAGGACACGCCACACCGCAGCCTCCTGGGGCTGCTTGCGACGGAAAGCTGCTGAGATGTTGACAGGACAGATGTTGTCCATGGCATTGAAGAAGAGGTTGGGGGTATCGGTGGTGAGGATGCTGGCGAAGGGGAAGAGCTTGGGGTCGGGGAAGCCGAAGTAGGAAGAGTTGAGGTAGCCATGCACCACAGAGGTGACAGAGGGCtggaaggctccagggaagtCAGCAATGGGTGGCTCAAAGTTCTCAAAGGTGAAGTTGCTcctgctggggtgcaggggagtTGTCACCACCACCATATCATAGAAAGCTGAGCCAGGGCCTTCACTGCCCTCGTAGTGCACCTGGTACAGGGATCTGCCCTCTGAAAAGAGATGGTGGACAGTCAGGAGCAGCCCTAAACCCCACGATGTATTGCCCAGACCTCTTTTTACCTAGCCATCCCCTCATTTTCCAGGACACACCAGAGAAGTGACTttagggaagaggaaagaagatttTACCAAACCTgtgggaaaaaatatccagagaAACCCAGCCTAGTGAAGCAAGGAGGATTTGGGCAGCACAGCCCACCCCTTTAACCTCAGCTACCCAGCCCTTCTGCTGCGCTAGATCAGGGAGCAAGCCTGCAACAAGGATGGTGCTACAGAAGAGACCTGAGGGACCTCAGGGCCAATGTCTGTACTGCAGGGCCCCCACCAGATCAAACAAGGGGAGGAGATGGACAGATTCCAGGCCCCTCTCCCAGATGCTTTACCAGGACCAGCCTCTGTCTGCCCCAGCATCTCTATGCCACTACCACCACACTCCCATCCTGGTGCACCCAGGCTGGTGGCACCCCCATGCCCAGGCTCACCCGAACTGTGCAGAGAGATGCCCGTCACCCTGGCCGGGATGACACTGGCTTTGGTCAGCTTCAGCAGACCTGAGCACACCAGCTTGTTGCCTCCTTCCACTGCCCAGGTGCTGCCCTGGGCCCCTGCCAGCGACATGGCTcctggggagaggaagaggagtgTGGCTCAACAGCCTGCCCACAGAGGGGACCTTGGAAGGAGAGGGGGTCCCTGGTTTCACCTGCAAACGCGGGCACCAGCACTGACTGCCCGTAGCTGGAGCGCAGGACGGCTGCGATGACATCGTCCACGAAGCGCTGTGTAACGCCCACCTCCAGCAAGGATTCGGCCACCGAGCGCTGCGTCATGTTGACAAAGGTGTCACCCCCCAGCGAgcgcagcagctcctccagggtGGAGAAGGCGTAGCCATGTGCCTGGTACTTGTAGATCCTGGAGGGGATCAGAGCACAGAGCACCTGATGATCCCCCGGTGCTGGAGAAGACCCATCACATTCCCCCA encodes the following:
- the PCYOX1L gene encoding prenylcysteine oxidase-like isoform X1, with protein sequence MWMHPVGFPAHVELLLTRTFGSGCLLSAAAPAHPRSRAHPRSSAGRGGGGAAGAPHAMAALLLLLPLMLPLPAAARAPPQTIAVVGAGLGGSAVAYFLQQHFGPQVQLDVYEPAGVGGRLATVTVNKQQYESRGASIHALSLHMQNFVKILGLKHRREVAGKSAIFSGEHFVLEETDWYLLNLFRLWWHYGISFLRLQMWVEEVMEKFMRIYKYQAHGYAFSTLEELLRSLGGDTFVNMTQRSVAESLLEVGVTQRFVDDVIAAVLRSSYGQSVLVPAFAGAMSLAGAQGSTWAVEGGNKLVCSGLLKLTKASVIPARVTGISLHSSEGRSLYQVHYEGSEGPGSAFYDMVVVTTPLHPSRSNFTFENFEPPIADFPGAFQPSVTSVVHGYLNSSYFGFPDPKLFPFASILTTDTPNLFFNAMDNICPVNISAAFRRKQPQEAAVWRVLSQQPLDKQQLKTLFRSYYSVQVTEWQSYPRYDAAKSLPPIVLHENLFYLSGVEWVASSMEMIAVAAKNVALLAYNRWHQDLDKIDQKDLMHKVKTEL
- the PCYOX1L gene encoding prenylcysteine oxidase-like isoform X2 codes for the protein MVLQVPRTFGSGCLLSAAAPAHPRSRAHPRSSAGRGGGGAAGAPHAMAALLLLLPLMLPLPAAARAPPQTIAVVGAGLGGSAVAYFLQQHFGPQVQLDVYEPAGVGGRLATVTVNKQQYESRGASIHALSLHMQNFVKILGLKHRREVAGKSAIFSGEHFVLEETDWYLLNLFRLWWHYGISFLRLQMWVEEVMEKFMRIYKYQAHGYAFSTLEELLRSLGGDTFVNMTQRSVAESLLEVGVTQRFVDDVIAAVLRSSYGQSVLVPAFAGAMSLAGAQGSTWAVEGGNKLVCSGLLKLTKASVIPARVTGISLHSSEGRSLYQVHYEGSEGPGSAFYDMVVVTTPLHPSRSNFTFENFEPPIADFPGAFQPSVTSVVHGYLNSSYFGFPDPKLFPFASILTTDTPNLFFNAMDNICPVNISAAFRRKQPQEAAVWRVLSQQPLDKQQLKTLFRSYYSVQVTEWQSYPRYDAAKSLPPIVLHENLFYLSGVEWVASSMEMIAVAAKNVALLAYNRWHQDLDKIDQKDLMHKVKTEL
- the IL17B gene encoding interleukin-17B, producing the protein MEQAPNVLLLCIFTFAMVLVPEAKDQSKAAKGRRRGPVRSPSATPALTWAPDDSYTSMADYERSIQDMVHQLRNSSEPGDTKCQVNLRLWRSNRRSLSPWAYSINHDATRIPADIPEARCLCTGCINPFTMQEDRTMASIPIYSRLPVRRLLCQEAGEAGHKPSRKKCHKKYQMVMETIAVGCTCIF